The following are encoded together in the Spiroplasma apis B31 genome:
- the uppS gene encoding polyprenyl diphosphate synthase — translation MKELNHVAIILDGNGRWAKLQNKNRTYGHKVGIEKIFSTIMIAKKHNIKFLSLFCFSTENWNRPNIEVKYLMKFPGEIFSKEKQQKFIDEGIKIVWVGRRTKVPNATRKYLENIEKKTANLNEIVVNIAIDYGTSEELENSLKALCQEIKKNNVNVDNLQYNDISKYFYTKDSPNIDFLIRTGGEKRLSNFMLLQAAYAELYFTTTFWPEFDEIHFEKAIEDYYKRDRRFGTIKE, via the coding sequence ATGAAAGAATTGAATCATGTAGCAATTATATTGGATGGCAATGGTCGTTGGGCAAAGTTACAAAATAAAAATCGAACATACGGACATAAAGTTGGTATAGAAAAAATATTTTCAACTATTATGATTGCAAAAAAACATAATATTAAGTTTTTAAGTTTATTTTGTTTTTCCACTGAAAACTGAAACAGACCAAATATTGAGGTTAAGTATTTAATGAAGTTTCCAGGAGAAATATTTAGCAAAGAAAAACAACAAAAATTTATCGATGAGGGAATCAAAATAGTTTGGGTTGGAAGAAGAACAAAAGTTCCTAATGCAACTCGTAAATATCTTGAAAATATTGAAAAAAAGACAGCAAACTTAAATGAAATAGTTGTTAATATTGCCATTGATTATGGAACTAGTGAAGAATTAGAAAACAGTTTGAAGGCTTTGTGTCAAGAAATCAAAAAAAACAATGTTAATGTTGATAATCTACAATATAATGACATTAGTAAGTACTTTTATACGAAAGATTCACCAAATATTGATTTTTTGATTAGAACTGGTGGCGAAAAACGTTTGAGTAATTTTATGCTACTACAAGCAGCATACGCAGAATTGTATTTCACAACCACTTTCTGACCAGAATTTGATGAAATACATTTTGAAAAGGCGATAGAGGATTATTATAAAAGAGATAGAAGATTTGGAACAATTAAGGAGTAG
- the rpmG gene encoding 50S ribosomal protein L33 translates to MREGVILRCSICKEENYIAKNDKRKEKIEVKKHCFKCNAHQVHKQKK, encoded by the coding sequence ATGCGCGAAGGAGTTATCTTACGTTGTTCAATCTGCAAAGAAGAAAATTATATTGCTAAGAATGACAAAAGAAAAGAAAAAATCGAAGTAAAAAAACATTGCTTTAAATGTAATGCACATCAAGTACATAAACAAAAAAAATAG
- a CDS encoding lipoprotein: MKKLLSLLGAMGMLASTGATVVSCGKKDTEEKKPEEENKPEEENKPEEENKPEEENKPEEENKPEEENNIVKSVTISKKTIDKKAGTSTVKVELNKNLSSSDKLTLISDKGDLSILKIADGVPNSKNSQIYEFKINIKNDLPKEKTTETLTAYFNGKSTDKSVELSISTRSGFDLSVIGQFINGEGTVGGFNKFGNKGFLSITSGNMSNQNAILEAIKLYVKNVLNIPIVKLIFKLDAEKVINMLNIEYLDESKNIITNNEKVAFIKISIKEGHADDIDDYHAFGTAEVKLAEQKKISELITTSDLGEMTFKNLDDQTELKTALQEKLLAENDSEPLGTAFKTKDIEFDKVVIDKEKKTGSTKFKFLFNSSIQNDAEIDIKFTIA; the protein is encoded by the coding sequence ATGAAAAAACTATTAAGCTTATTAGGAGCTATGGGAATGTTGGCATCAACTGGTGCGACAGTTGTTTCTTGTGGAAAAAAAGACACAGAAGAAAAAAAGCCAGAAGAAGAAAATAAACCAGAAGAAGAAAATAAACCAGAAGAAGAAAATAAACCAGAAGAAGAAAATAAACCAGAAGAAGAAAATAAACCAGAAGAAGAAAATAACATAGTAAAATCTGTAACAATTAGTAAGAAAACTATAGATAAAAAAGCAGGGACATCAACTGTAAAAGTAGAATTAAATAAAAATCTGTCATCATCTGATAAACTTACATTAATAAGTGATAAAGGTGACCTCTCAATATTAAAAATAGCTGATGGTGTACCCAATAGTAAAAATAGTCAGATATATGAGTTTAAAATAAATATCAAAAATGATTTACCCAAAGAAAAAACTACAGAAACATTAACTGCGTACTTTAATGGAAAATCTACTGATAAAAGTGTTGAGTTGTCAATATCTACAAGAAGTGGATTTGATCTGAGTGTTATAGGCCAATTTATCAATGGAGAAGGTACTGTAGGAGGATTTAACAAGTTCGGTAATAAAGGTTTTTTATCAATCACATCTGGAAATATGTCTAACCAAAATGCTATTTTAGAAGCAATAAAATTATATGTAAAAAATGTTTTAAACATACCAATAGTTAAGTTAATTTTTAAATTAGATGCTGAAAAAGTTATTAATATGTTGAATATCGAATATTTAGATGAGTCAAAAAATATAATAACCAACAATGAAAAAGTTGCATTTATAAAAATTTCGATAAAAGAAGGTCATGCCGATGATATAGATGATTATCACGCCTTTGGTACTGCCGAAGTAAAACTCGCAGAACAGAAAAAAATATCAGAGCTTATTACAACTTCTGATTTAGGAGAAATGACATTCAAGAATCTTGATGACCAGACAGAATTAAAGACAGCTCTACAAGAAAAATTATTAGCTGAAAATGATAGTGAACCACTAGGTACAGCCTTTAAAACTAAGGATATTGAATTTGACAAAGTTGTAATTGACAAAGAAAAAAAGACTGGGTCAACTAAATTTAAGTTTTTGTTTAATAGTTCAATTCAAAACGATGCAGAGATAGATATCAAATTTACAATTGCATAA
- a CDS encoding aminopeptidase P family protein produces MKKELLLKILEENNAEAILLYSPQNRYWFSRFPSSLGYILFTKNKSYLFVDGRYITAAKESNLLLNIDEIVGFGNPFQLMNNIIKENNIKKIIFESDWVFVNEAKRFAKSLDAELAEYNFEAVRMVKDSWEIEQIKKACEITHQVFLEVLDYVKPGITELQLARFVSDSFLKNGAQKLSFDTIVASGVNGSKPHAVPTDKVIEEGDFVTLDMGCYYNGYCSDQTRTFAIYNDQNVKMKEIYQIVYESQQAGIDAIKPGVLGKEIHKICFDYIEEKGYGQYFTHGTGHGLGIEIHEEPYNSVTGDKPLVPGMCVTVEPGIYIPGLGGVRIEDDILVTESGYEYLTTPLRSLQITKNK; encoded by the coding sequence ATGAAAAAAGAGCTTTTATTAAAAATATTAGAAGAAAACAATGCGGAGGCTATTTTATTGTACTCTCCCCAAAATAGATACTGATTCTCAAGATTCCCATCTTCGTTAGGGTATATTTTATTTACAAAAAATAAAAGCTATCTATTTGTTGATGGAAGATATATTACTGCTGCTAAGGAAAGCAACTTATTATTGAATATTGATGAGATTGTTGGTTTTGGAAATCCTTTTCAATTGATGAACAATATAATCAAAGAGAATAATATCAAAAAAATAATATTTGAGTCAGATTGAGTATTTGTCAACGAAGCCAAAAGGTTTGCTAAATCATTAGATGCTGAGTTAGCTGAATATAACTTTGAAGCGGTTAGAATGGTTAAGGATAGTTGAGAGATCGAACAAATTAAAAAAGCTTGTGAGATAACACATCAAGTATTTTTAGAAGTTTTGGATTATGTTAAACCTGGTATTACTGAATTACAATTAGCTAGATTTGTTAGTGACTCATTTTTGAAAAACGGAGCACAAAAACTAAGTTTTGATACGATTGTTGCTTCTGGAGTTAATGGTAGCAAGCCACACGCTGTACCAACAGATAAAGTGATCGAAGAAGGGGACTTTGTAACCTTAGACATGGGTTGCTACTATAATGGTTATTGTTCAGACCAGACAAGAACATTTGCAATCTATAATGATCAAAATGTTAAAATGAAAGAGATTTATCAAATAGTTTATGAATCTCAACAAGCAGGTATCGATGCAATAAAACCAGGTGTTTTGGGTAAAGAAATTCATAAAATTTGTTTCGATTACATCGAAGAAAAGGGTTATGGACAATATTTCACTCATGGAACAGGTCACGGTTTGGGTATAGAAATTCACGAAGAACCTTATAACTCTGTTACAGGTGATAAACCATTAGTACCTGGAATGTGTGTCACAGTTGAACCAGGAATTTACATCCCTGGTCTTGGTGGAGTTAGAATTGAAGATGATATTTTAGTAACAGAATCAGGATATGAATATTTAACAACACCACTAAGATCATTGCAAATTACAAAAAATAAGTAA